Proteins from one Staphylococcus sp. IVB6214 genomic window:
- a CDS encoding class I SAM-dependent methyltransferase has protein sequence MIVQRILPFAKDLISSHIQPTSTVIDATCGNGHDTVFLAQSVPEGHVYGCDIQSSAIATTEKKIARFNNVSLFQIGHENIIDQLTPEHLSQLDAAIFNLGYLPKGDKTIVTQPETTILAIENIFKHLRKEGIIVIVIYPGHPEGKYESEQLYQFFKNFDQQRAHILQYSFLNQQNNPPYVVAIEKR, from the coding sequence ATGATTGTGCAGCGCATCTTACCATTTGCGAAAGATTTAATATCATCACATATCCAACCAACCAGTACAGTCATTGATGCAACATGTGGTAACGGCCATGATACAGTATTTCTTGCACAATCTGTACCAGAAGGACATGTATATGGCTGTGATATACAATCATCAGCCATTGCTACGACTGAAAAGAAAATAGCGAGATTTAATAATGTATCATTGTTCCAAATAGGTCATGAAAACATTATCGACCAGCTAACACCTGAACACCTATCACAACTTGATGCCGCCATTTTTAATTTAGGTTATTTGCCTAAAGGTGACAAAACGATTGTGACACAGCCCGAAACAACGATATTAGCGATTGAGAACATTTTTAAACATTTACGAAAAGAAGGCATTATTGTCATCGTGATCTATCCAGGTCATCCAGAAGGAAAATATGAAAGCGAACAATTATATCAGTTTTTTAAAAACTTTGATCAACAGCGTGCACATATTTTACAATATAGTTTTCTAAACCAACAAAATAACCCACCCTATGTTGTAGCCATTGAAAAAAGATAA
- a CDS encoding MarR family transcriptional regulator encodes MKNHKAEKSGIQALFSLQSEIESVFTAIAEKYELTKEELLILLTIWDKGDMTLKEMDQFVPIKSYKRSRTYNHLVNQKWIHKERPENDERTVMIYSNEDMQDKKRELLSLIVSETKNHQKSMSQNFNQIMQMAHV; translated from the coding sequence ATGAAGAATCATAAAGCAGAAAAAAGTGGTATACAAGCATTATTTTCATTACAATCTGAAATTGAATCTGTTTTTACAGCAATTGCTGAAAAATATGAGTTAACAAAAGAAGAGCTGTTAATATTGCTGACGATATGGGATAAAGGCGATATGACATTAAAAGAGATGGATCAATTTGTGCCAATCAAATCTTATAAACGCTCAAGAACTTATAATCACTTAGTCAATCAAAAATGGATTCATAAGGAACGACCTGAAAATGATGAACGAACGGTTATGATTTATTCTAATGAAGACATGCAAGACAAAAAGAGAGAGTTACTGTCTCTCATTGTCTCAGAAACTAAAAACCACCAAAAGTCAATGAGTCAAAATTTTAATCAAATTATGCAGATGGCACATGTGTAA
- a CDS encoding L-lactate dehydrogenase has translation MAKKGNKVVLVGNGAVGASYAFTMVSQGVADELVIIDINEDKVLGDVLDLNHGAPYAMSPVKVKAGQYSDCGDADLIVICAGAPQKVGETRLDLVEKNAKIYKGIITPIMESGFDGIFLVAANPVDVLTYVTLKYSGLPKHKVIGSGTILDTARFKHLLSEVFDVAPTSVHANIIGEHGDSEVPVWSSATIAGQPLYDLLKNDPEKEHLIEDIYVNTRDAAYDIIKAKGATYYGVAMGLMHISKAILRNQNVVLTVSSFLEGEYGVDGVYTGVPTVVNGEGAVRIIETPLNEDEQAKFEKSSKILKDMQDSISHLF, from the coding sequence ATGGCGAAAAAAGGTAATAAAGTAGTATTAGTAGGTAACGGTGCAGTAGGAGCAAGCTACGCATTTACAATGGTGAGTCAAGGTGTAGCAGACGAATTAGTTATCATCGACATTAACGAAGATAAAGTATTAGGTGATGTACTTGACTTAAATCATGGTGCGCCTTATGCAATGTCACCTGTTAAAGTTAAAGCTGGGCAATATTCAGACTGTGGCGATGCAGACTTAATCGTTATCTGTGCGGGTGCACCTCAAAAAGTTGGGGAGACACGTTTAGACTTAGTTGAAAAGAATGCAAAAATTTACAAAGGTATCATCACACCTATTATGGAAAGTGGTTTTGACGGTATCTTCTTAGTTGCAGCAAACCCAGTAGACGTTTTAACTTATGTCACTTTAAAATACTCAGGTTTACCAAAACACAAAGTCATTGGTTCAGGTACAATCTTAGATACAGCACGTTTCAAACACTTATTAAGTGAAGTATTCGATGTTGCACCAACAAGTGTACATGCAAATATTATTGGTGAGCACGGTGACTCAGAAGTACCAGTATGGTCAAGTGCAACAATCGCAGGTCAACCATTATATGATTTATTGAAAAATGACCCAGAAAAAGAACATCTTATTGAAGACATCTATGTGAATACACGTGATGCAGCTTACGATATTATCAAAGCAAAAGGTGCAACATACTATGGTGTTGCAATGGGATTAATGCATATCTCTAAAGCAATCTTACGCAACCAAAACGTTGTATTAACTGTTTCTAGCTTCTTAGAAGGTGAATACGGTGTTGATGGTGTATACACTGGTGTGCCAACAGTAGTAAACGGAGAAGGTGCGGTTCGCATCATCGAAACACCATTAAATGAAGATGAACAAGCAAAATTTGAAAAATCTTCTAAAATTCTTAAAGACATGCAAGACTCAATCAGTCATTTATTCTAA
- a CDS encoding alpha/beta hydrolase, which produces MWKWETVSEAKGVVVIVHNILEHTGRYAYVITHLRRNGYHVIMGDLPGQGQTSRMNKGQVESFELYHESVLEWLKIAEGYHLPIFVMGVGLGGLISMNLLEKVDLGIEGLVLIAPLLAFQNNAHTRKNVLSSHIGDVSKSAKFDLGFEVEDLTSNKEVQEDTLNDALMLKKVSYHWYQEVIKHMKETTDNIQNMKPVPLCLMYGTEDHVTDVDVTKQLVSVINHEELYFKAWHGLAHEVHNEPQREAVMRYILSFLNNRVFTAGFLVEDENTLT; this is translated from the coding sequence ATGTGGAAATGGGAAACAGTTAGTGAAGCAAAGGGTGTCGTGGTCATTGTTCATAATATTTTAGAACATACAGGAAGATATGCCTATGTCATCACACATTTAAGAAGAAATGGATATCACGTCATCATGGGTGATTTACCCGGTCAAGGTCAAACTTCAAGAATGAACAAAGGACAAGTTGAAAGTTTTGAACTTTACCATGAGTCTGTTTTAGAGTGGTTAAAAATTGCAGAAGGATACCATCTCCCAATATTTGTAATGGGTGTTGGACTCGGTGGATTAATATCAATGAATTTACTCGAGAAGGTCGATCTAGGTATTGAAGGGCTTGTTTTAATTGCGCCACTTTTAGCATTTCAAAATAATGCACACACACGTAAAAATGTTTTATCATCTCATATCGGTGATGTATCGAAGTCGGCAAAGTTTGATTTGGGATTTGAAGTAGAAGACTTAACATCAAATAAAGAAGTTCAAGAAGACACATTAAATGATGCATTAATGTTAAAAAAAGTAAGTTATCATTGGTATCAAGAAGTCATTAAACATATGAAAGAAACAACTGACAATATTCAAAACATGAAACCTGTCCCACTCTGCTTGATGTATGGAACAGAAGACCACGTGACAGACGTAGATGTTACGAAACAACTCGTATCAGTTATTAATCATGAAGAATTATACTTTAAAGCATGGCACGGTCTTGCGCATGAAGTACATAATGAGCCACAGAGAGAAGCTGTCATGCGTTACATTTTAAGCTTTTTGAACAACCGCGTTTTTACAGCCGGATTTTTAGTAGAGGATGAAAATACACTGACATAG
- a CDS encoding proline dehydrogenase, with translation MGLFKDFFIALSNNAFLNESAKKVGPSLGANKVVAGNTIEDVVKTIRRLNDKNIAATVDNLGEFVNSKQEAIAAKDDILKIMSAIHSNGLDAHVSIKLSQLGAEFDQQLAYDNAYEIVKQAAEYDQMHINFDTEKYDSLSDITHTLDQLKSEFSNVGTVIQAYLFKADELIDKYPDLRLRLVKGAYKESSHIAYQTREEIDDNYIRLIEKRLLNAKNFTSIATHDHNVINHVKAFVEANQIDKSKFEFQMLYGFRSELAESIAKEGYNFTIYVPYGDDWFGYFMRRLAERPQNLALAFKEFVKPKPLFIIGALGLSALLLGRGNKKK, from the coding sequence ATGGGTTTATTTAAAGATTTTTTCATCGCATTATCTAATAATGCCTTTCTTAACGAATCAGCTAAAAAAGTAGGACCTTCTTTAGGTGCCAACAAAGTAGTAGCTGGTAACACGATTGAGGATGTGGTGAAAACAATTCGTAGACTTAACGATAAAAACATTGCGGCAACAGTTGATAATTTAGGAGAATTTGTAAACTCAAAACAAGAAGCAATCGCTGCAAAAGATGATATTTTAAAAATCATGTCAGCGATTCATTCAAACGGCCTAGATGCACACGTCTCAATCAAGTTAAGTCAATTAGGTGCTGAGTTCGACCAGCAACTCGCTTATGACAATGCTTATGAAATTGTAAAGCAAGCAGCTGAATATGATCAAATGCACATTAACTTTGATACGGAAAAATATGATAGCTTATCAGATATTACACACACACTTGATCAATTAAAATCAGAATTTTCAAATGTAGGAACAGTCATTCAAGCATATCTATTCAAGGCAGATGAACTTATCGATAAGTATCCAGACTTACGCTTACGTTTAGTAAAAGGGGCCTATAAAGAATCTTCACATATTGCTTACCAAACACGTGAAGAAATCGATGACAATTATATTCGTTTAATTGAAAAACGACTACTAAATGCGAAGAACTTTACTTCAATTGCAACTCATGATCACAATGTAATCAATCATGTGAAGGCATTTGTTGAAGCAAATCAAATTGACAAATCAAAATTTGAATTCCAAATGCTATATGGATTCCGTTCTGAACTTGCAGAATCTATTGCGAAAGAAGGCTATAACTTTACAATTTATGTCCCATACGGTGATGATTGGTTCGGTTACTTTATGAGACGTTTAGCTGAGCGCCCACAAAACTTGGCGCTTGCCTTCAAAGAATTCGTTAAGCCGAAGCCACTCTTTATTATAGGTGCCCTTGGCTTGTCAGCATTATTGTTGGGCAGAGGTAACAAAAAGAAATGA
- the ribE gene encoding 6,7-dimethyl-8-ribityllumazine synthase: protein MNFEGQLVGNGLKIGIVVSRFNDFITGRLLDGALDALKRHQVDENEIDVAYVPGAFELPIVAKKMAQSGKYDAVITLGCVIRGATTHYDYVCNEAAKGIAKASDDTGIPVIFGVLTTENIEQAIERAGTKAGNKGAEVAVGAIEMANLLKAIG, encoded by the coding sequence ATGAACTTTGAAGGACAATTAGTAGGTAACGGTTTAAAAATTGGGATTGTAGTAAGTCGTTTTAATGATTTTATTACAGGTCGCTTATTGGATGGTGCATTAGATGCGTTAAAACGTCATCAAGTTGATGAAAATGAAATAGATGTTGCATACGTACCGGGTGCATTCGAGTTACCAATCGTTGCTAAGAAAATGGCACAATCAGGTAAATACGATGCGGTTATTACGCTAGGATGTGTGATTCGTGGGGCAACTACACACTACGATTATGTATGTAATGAAGCGGCGAAGGGCATTGCAAAAGCAAGCGACGACACAGGTATTCCAGTGATTTTCGGTGTGTTAACAACTGAGAACATTGAACAGGCGATTGAACGTGCAGGTACGAAAGCAGGCAATAAAGGTGCGGAAGTTGCAGTTGGTGCAATTGAAATGGCAAACTTATTAAAAGCAATTGGATAA
- the ribA gene encoding GTP cyclohydrolase II, with product MHFDKIEDALIALKNGKSIIVCDDQDRENEGDLLAITEWMHDDTINFMARYGRGLICCPIDRTIAEQVGIDAMVQNNTDPHSTAFTVSIDHVNSTTGISAFERTQTARALIADQSSAATFSRPGHVFPLIAHEQGVLGRRGHTEAAVELAKLTGAKPAGVICEIMNEDGTMARGDDLQIFKETHGLYMITIEDLVTYIKTTQSLIEKEAKVQLPTRYGTFDMYGFTSKIDGSELIAVVNGDIHDEMNVRIHSACATGDIFHSARCDCGEQLEFAMSYIHEHGGMVLYLPQEGRGIGLMNKLKAYELIEQGHDTVSANEALGFAPDMRDYDNAAQILKYFGISSVNLMTNNPEKFEGLAHYGITMAKRIPVITETNEHNHDYMQVKKTQMRHLI from the coding sequence ATGCATTTTGATAAAATAGAAGACGCATTAATTGCTTTGAAAAATGGTAAATCAATCATTGTTTGTGATGATCAGGATAGAGAGAATGAAGGAGATCTACTAGCCATTACGGAATGGATGCATGATGACACGATTAACTTTATGGCTCGCTATGGACGGGGACTTATTTGTTGTCCAATCGATCGGACAATTGCAGAACAAGTAGGGATTGATGCAATGGTTCAAAATAATACAGATCCACATTCTACCGCCTTTACGGTTAGCATTGATCATGTCAATTCTACAACGGGTATCAGTGCATTTGAACGTACACAGACTGCACGTGCATTAATTGCTGATCAATCATCAGCGGCAACATTTAGTCGACCGGGTCATGTTTTTCCACTCATTGCACACGAACAAGGTGTGTTAGGACGTCGTGGCCATACAGAAGCGGCTGTTGAGCTTGCGAAACTAACAGGTGCAAAACCAGCAGGTGTAATCTGTGAAATTATGAATGAAGATGGCACAATGGCAAGAGGTGACGACCTACAAATCTTCAAAGAAACACACGGTTTATATATGATTACTATTGAAGATTTAGTCACATACATCAAAACAACACAGTCACTTATCGAAAAAGAGGCAAAAGTTCAATTGCCTACACGATATGGAACATTTGATATGTACGGTTTTACATCAAAAATCGACGGTTCAGAATTGATTGCTGTCGTTAATGGTGATATTCACGATGAGATGAATGTGCGTATCCATTCTGCATGTGCAACAGGTGATATCTTCCATAGTGCACGATGTGATTGTGGTGAACAATTAGAATTTGCGATGTCATATATTCATGAACACGGTGGAATGGTTCTTTATTTACCGCAAGAAGGTCGTGGTATTGGATTGATGAATAAGTTGAAAGCATATGAATTAATTGAACAAGGTCATGATACTGTTTCGGCGAATGAAGCACTTGGCTTTGCACCAGATATGCGTGATTATGATAATGCAGCACAAATTCTGAAATATTTTGGTATTTCATCTGTGAATTTGATGACAAACAATCCAGAAAAATTTGAAGGATTAGCACATTATGGCATTACAATGGCAAAACGCATTCCTGTTATAACGGAAACAAATGAACATAATCATGACTATATGCAAGTTAAAAAAACTCAAATGAGACATTTAATATAA
- a CDS encoding riboflavin synthase, with protein sequence MFTGIVEEVGTIQSIKKQNPTTELTIQCEKILSDMNIGDSISVNGTCLTVVRFDSSTFTVQVIMGTENKTYLAELSTGQPVNLERALLATGRLGGHFVQGHVDDKGVILNIKQSQNEWIYTIKAPHHILKQMIPQGSIAVDGVSLTVFKKEATSFDIHLIPETRKATILSTKRQGDPVHLETDMLFKYVENITRQNDGVSLDHLLKAGF encoded by the coding sequence ATGTTCACAGGTATCGTAGAAGAAGTTGGCACTATTCAATCAATAAAAAAACAAAACCCTACGACTGAATTAACGATTCAATGTGAGAAGATATTAAGCGATATGAATATTGGTGATTCTATTAGTGTGAATGGCACATGTTTAACAGTTGTGAGATTTGATTCATCTACGTTTACTGTGCAGGTCATCATGGGAACAGAAAACAAAACATATTTAGCTGAACTGTCTACCGGTCAACCCGTCAATCTGGAACGTGCACTGCTTGCCACTGGTAGGTTAGGTGGTCACTTTGTGCAAGGACATGTTGATGATAAAGGCGTCATTCTTAATATTAAGCAGTCTCAAAATGAATGGATCTATACAATCAAAGCACCGCATCACATCCTTAAACAAATGATTCCACAAGGGTCAATCGCTGTGGACGGTGTGAGTTTAACAGTTTTCAAGAAAGAAGCGACAAGTTTTGATATTCACTTAATTCCTGAAACACGTAAAGCAACGATCTTATCGACGAAAAGACAAGGAGACCCTGTACATTTAGAAACAGATATGCTGTTCAAATATGTAGAAAATATTACGCGACAAAATGATGGTGTTTCTTTAGATCATTTATTAAAAGCAGGTTTTTAG
- the ribD gene encoding bifunctional diaminohydroxyphosphoribosylaminopyrimidine deaminase/5-amino-6-(5-phosphoribosylamino)uracil reductase RibD, whose translation MEYYLEYAIRLAEMVEGQTGVNPPVGAVIVKDGRIIGIGAHLKKGDKHAEIQAIDMAGAQNVAGATIYVSLEPCSHYGATPPCAAKIIETGIRRVVYAARDITLPATGHEMMAEKGIDVQYTPHPRADKLYASFFASKTTEVPIVTVKVSASLDGKQATDHQQSQWITSKAVKSDVFQLRHTHDAIITGNGTLEADDPSLTVRLPEGRHPARIVMTRSGHIDWHAAMFHDQLAPVYIYTDNESLVSPLDHVHVVHLSSTDVKTVLHDLYRKGFGRVLVEAGPKLTSQFLTFEFISTFILYLAPKIIGGQGKYQYFQTDGVTPLDQLTNFEIVHSEMIDTDIKLQMKRK comes from the coding sequence ATGGAATATTATTTAGAATATGCGATTCGTTTAGCTGAGATGGTAGAAGGACAAACTGGTGTCAATCCACCCGTTGGTGCAGTGATTGTCAAAGATGGCAGAATCATAGGGATAGGTGCACATCTTAAAAAGGGCGACAAACATGCTGAAATTCAAGCGATTGATATGGCAGGTGCTCAAAATGTAGCAGGCGCAACAATATACGTCTCTTTAGAACCTTGTTCGCATTATGGTGCAACACCGCCATGTGCCGCAAAGATTATTGAAACGGGTATTCGTAGAGTTGTATACGCTGCAAGAGATATCACGCTACCCGCAACGGGACATGAGATGATGGCAGAGAAGGGTATTGACGTTCAATATACGCCACACCCACGTGCAGATAAGTTATATGCATCATTTTTTGCATCCAAAACGACTGAAGTACCAATCGTGACTGTAAAGGTAAGTGCGAGTTTAGATGGTAAGCAGGCAACTGATCATCAACAAAGTCAGTGGATTACGTCAAAAGCTGTCAAAAGTGATGTGTTTCAACTGAGACATACGCATGACGCCATTATTACAGGTAACGGTACACTAGAAGCGGATGATCCAAGCCTTACTGTACGATTGCCAGAAGGACGTCATCCAGCGCGTATCGTTATGACACGTTCAGGTCATATCGATTGGCATGCAGCAATGTTTCATGATCAACTAGCGCCAGTATACATATATACTGACAATGAGTCATTGGTGTCGCCATTAGACCATGTACACGTCGTACATCTATCATCAACAGATGTAAAAACTGTTTTACACGATTTATATAGAAAAGGTTTTGGTCGTGTTCTTGTAGAAGCTGGACCAAAATTAACTTCACAATTTTTAACTTTCGAATTTATTTCAACCTTCATCCTTTATTTAGCCCCGAAAATAATAGGTGGTCAAGGGAAATATCAATATTTTCAAACAGATGGTGTAACGCCACTTGACCAACTTACAAATTTTGAAATTGTCCACTCTGAAATGATAGATACTGACATCAAATTACAAATGAAAAGGAAGTGA
- a CDS encoding FAD/NAD(P)-binding protein yields MKVAIVGMGTAGVSVLRQLVKHKMFEHLQVDIYDNKKNMGQGEPFQNDSEDLLINVPVDMLSLNLDNIKEFREWYTSQDDFDYGDAEYLPRYVFGHYMKSYLDQYVKRYDNIHVIPHEVTQIGVVEEEKEISVKKIIVQTDEHDSRSAVYDYVFLSTGTFSYNDPYDLKGSPKYIYEPYPANRALDDVSERDKIAVIGTGLASLDVIRYVLKHHDQTLVLASRGGQLPSVRGEMITVTLQYMTRETFDEIKQNHMGTIPLSILKALFKKECDALNIPFKTLIHRRTGNVVRDLQYDLAHPESLGLLQSFLMELKDNMNWIWNSLTYDDQQLFLERYYQYFKENMNPMPRDTAQFIIDAIESSQLEVYAGLEKVARLNGHYQLEFESNQQDMTVDVIINATGPKKKLSQLDASDGLLLNMANKQIVQAHPIGGIQIVPESNEVISPRYGTLSNLRAFGQMTNGVNFERNGVTMIVQQAVNSVAQLYMQLTKSYDIE; encoded by the coding sequence ATGAAAGTAGCAATAGTTGGAATGGGGACTGCAGGTGTCAGTGTATTAAGACAGCTAGTAAAGCATAAGATGTTTGAACATTTACAAGTGGATATTTACGACAATAAAAAGAACATGGGGCAAGGAGAACCTTTTCAAAATGATAGTGAAGATTTACTGATTAATGTCCCAGTCGACATGTTGTCTTTAAACCTTGATAATATAAAAGAATTTCGAGAGTGGTATACGTCGCAAGATGATTTTGATTATGGGGATGCTGAATATTTGCCGCGTTATGTATTCGGGCACTATATGAAAAGTTATCTTGATCAATACGTGAAGCGTTATGACAATATTCATGTCATTCCACATGAAGTGACACAGATAGGTGTGGTTGAAGAAGAGAAAGAAATTTCAGTGAAAAAAATAATTGTACAGACTGATGAACATGATAGCCGCAGTGCTGTTTATGATTATGTTTTTCTATCAACAGGGACATTCTCATACAATGATCCATATGACTTGAAGGGAAGTCCGAAGTATATCTATGAACCATATCCAGCAAATCGAGCATTAGATGATGTTAGCGAGCGAGACAAAATAGCTGTCATTGGTACTGGTTTGGCTAGTTTAGACGTAATACGTTATGTATTGAAGCATCACGATCAAACACTTGTTTTGGCAAGTCGAGGCGGGCAATTACCAAGTGTACGTGGTGAGATGATCACAGTAACTTTGCAGTATATGACGAGAGAAACTTTCGATGAGATTAAACAAAATCATATGGGGACTATCCCATTGAGTATTCTGAAAGCACTGTTCAAAAAAGAATGCGATGCTTTAAACATACCGTTTAAAACTTTAATTCATCGACGAACAGGAAATGTTGTAAGGGATTTGCAATATGATTTGGCGCATCCGGAATCATTGGGATTGCTACAAAGTTTTCTAATGGAACTTAAAGATAATATGAACTGGATATGGAATAGTTTAACGTATGATGACCAGCAATTATTTCTCGAACGTTATTATCAATATTTCAAAGAGAATATGAATCCGATGCCAAGAGATACCGCACAATTTATTATTGATGCGATTGAAAGTAGTCAATTAGAAGTATACGCAGGGCTTGAAAAAGTAGCACGTTTGAATGGTCATTACCAATTGGAATTTGAATCAAACCAACAAGATATGACAGTAGATGTCATCATAAATGCAACAGGACCTAAGAAAAAGTTGAGTCAGTTAGATGCGTCAGATGGTTTATTATTAAATATGGCAAATAAACAAATTGTTCAAGCACATCCGATTGGTGGTATTCAAATCGTACCAGAAAGTAACGAAGTCATAAGCCCACGTTATGGAACCTTATCGAACTTACGTGCATTTGGTCAGATGACGAATGGTGTTAATTTTGAACGTAATGGTGTCACAATGATTGTTCAGCAAGCTGTGAATAGCGTGGCACAACTCTATATGCAACTGACTAAATCATATGATATTGAATAG
- a CDS encoding N-acetylglucosaminidase — protein MKQHNKSSILVIVGFFVITVLAAYTFFNMIKDQIFFEPVDQVESVETLDVTLEAAAKKQINNYTSQQVSNKDNTNWRDASDAEIKEAMDSSVFMDDKRQKYQFLDLSKYQGIDKNRIKRMLYEHPTLLNHTDDFIKAAKKQHVNEIYLISHALLETGSVVSELSNGVEIDGKKYYNFYGVGALDEDPIKTGAEYAKKQGWDTPEKAIDGGAKFIHDHYLSHEDQNTLYSMRWNPKDPGEHQYATDINWAKSNATIIADFYKDLKTEGKYFNWYVYKDDSKHKDGHNY, from the coding sequence ATGAAACAACATAACAAAAGTTCAATCTTAGTGATTGTGGGTTTCTTTGTTATCACTGTTTTAGCAGCCTATACGTTTTTCAACATGATAAAAGATCAAATATTTTTTGAACCAGTTGATCAAGTTGAATCAGTGGAAACATTAGATGTAACATTGGAAGCAGCCGCAAAAAAACAGATTAACAATTATACAAGTCAACAAGTTTCAAATAAAGATAATACGAACTGGCGAGATGCGTCAGACGCTGAAATCAAAGAAGCAATGGATAGTTCTGTATTCATGGATGATAAACGCCAAAAGTATCAATTTTTAGATCTATCCAAGTATCAAGGGATTGATAAAAACAGAATCAAGCGCATGCTATATGAACATCCGACCCTTTTAAATCATACTGATGACTTCATCAAAGCAGCAAAAAAACAACATGTGAATGAGATTTACTTGATTTCACATGCGCTCTTAGAAACGGGTTCAGTTGTATCCGAGTTATCAAATGGTGTTGAGATTGATGGTAAGAAGTATTACAACTTCTACGGTGTCGGTGCATTGGATGAAGATCCGATTAAAACAGGTGCTGAATATGCGAAGAAGCAAGGATGGGATACACCTGAAAAAGCGATTGATGGTGGAGCGAAGTTTATTCACGACCATTACTTATCTCATGAAGATCAAAATACTTTGTACAGTATGAGATGGAATCCAAAAGATCCGGGTGAACATCAGTATGCGACAGATATTAACTGGGCAAAGAGTAATGCGACCATTATTGCTGATTTCTATAAAGATTTGAAGACAGAAGGTAAATACTTTAACTGGTATGTCTACAAAGATGATTCAAAACATAAGGACGGTCATAACTATTAA
- a CDS encoding sigma-70 family RNA polymerase sigma factor — protein MNFDDIFQRYHKYIHYLLHAYHIRYHYDDYFQLMLIRLWELHLSFDTTRESSLHAFITYRLKYYLIDLLRKQDRLPQLENIDIATELAAYESDLIFSIKQWSLKLPYMHRHWLYLYLQGYTQLEIASILSRSPTSIKNYKKATFKALRHSYFNQH, from the coding sequence TTGAACTTTGATGATATTTTTCAACGCTATCACAAATATATTCATTATTTGTTGCATGCCTACCATATCCGCTATCATTACGACGACTATTTCCAACTTATGTTAATAAGACTTTGGGAACTCCACTTATCTTTTGATACGACTCGTGAATCAAGTCTTCATGCTTTTATTACGTATCGACTTAAATACTACCTTATCGACCTTTTGCGTAAACAAGATCGCCTTCCCCAATTAGAAAATATCGATATTGCAACAGAACTGGCAGCCTACGAGAGTGATCTAATCTTTTCGATTAAACAATGGTCATTGAAACTGCCTTATATGCATCGTCATTGGCTTTATCTCTATCTTCAAGGCTATACACAGTTAGAAATAGCATCCATTCTGAGTCGTTCTCCCACATCTATCAAAAATTATAAAAAAGCGACCTTCAAAGCATTGCGCCATTCATATTTCAACCAACACTAG
- a CDS encoding competence protein ComK, with protein MQTYSNIAFETLLFIKTSSQIDQRLELYFLTHKTHTTLALSKLMKHILKSHHKHHYTQKELTHQYLGTHQLTPIYISPQLILCPLQSHRAPIQYIINMSHVIGMSSQKSDTIIVFKQNHRITVPYPLTVCLKQWKAAQILSQVPDI; from the coding sequence GTGCAAACATATTCAAATATTGCCTTTGAAACATTATTATTTATTAAGACATCTTCTCAGATAGATCAACGTCTTGAGTTATACTTTTTGACGCATAAAACACACACTACATTAGCTTTATCTAAATTAATGAAGCATATTTTAAAGTCTCACCATAAACATCATTACACACAAAAAGAACTGACACATCAATATCTCGGAACACATCAACTCACTCCGATATACATCTCACCGCAGCTCATATTATGCCCCCTACAATCACATCGTGCACCTATCCAATATATCATCAATATGTCTCACGTAATTGGCATGTCTTCTCAAAAGTCTGATACAATTATTGTCTTCAAACAAAATCATCGAATTACAGTGCCTTATCCATTAACTGTATGTTTAAAACAGTGGAAAGCAGCACAAATACTCTCACAAGTCCCCGATATTTAG